In the Granulosicoccus antarcticus IMCC3135 genome, CCTGCAACAAGTTGAAGTGTGTATAAAACAAATGCAGCAGGCTAGCCAGCAGTAGTGCGCCACCCACCCGTAATACAATAGTGACCCACCAGGGTACGCCTGCCCTTCTGGCCACCGCGCCTTCAATCGGAATGGAGTGTCCGATCAACATCAGAGTACCCAGCACCGTTACCTGCTCGACACTCAGGGAAAGCTGACCGGCCAGCCCGACAAAGACCACGATTCCGGAGAATATATTCGTCAGCAATGTGGTCGCCCAGACGACACCCAGCAAGGCCGGTAACCCCGTCAGGTACATGACCGGTGCCAGAACCGCGCCGATAAGCTGCATGGCTCCCAGCTCCTCCAACACCTTCACCACCAACAGGGCCGGAATCATGATCTTGAGCAAGACGCCGTAAACCTTGATTGATTCGACCAGGATGGTGCGTACTGCAAACAGGGACTGAGAGAATTTCACTAGCTGGATGTCGGTCATTAACGAGGCATAACGATACGACAATCAAGACAGAATATTCTGCAATATTCCATCTGTTCACGTATTTTTATAGCGTATCAGCCTGCCCTTATCGAATTTTATGTACATGGACTCACTTGACCGTCGAATACTTGATCATCTGCAGCAGGACGCCAATATCACCAACCAGACACTGGCTGAACGAGTCGGACTCTCACCCTCTGCCTGCCTGAAGCGTGTCAAGCGACTGCATGCCAGCGGCATCATTGATCGAGTGGTTGCGCTGTTGAATCCCGAAGCCACGGGCAACAGCATCTACCTGATCATCGAAGTCACGATGGAGCGCGATCACAAACTCATGTACAAGCGTTTTGAAGACAGCGCGCTGGCCGCCCGAGAGGTCAAGCAGTGTTATCAGGTGACCGGTGAATCCGACTTCATGTTGATCGTTTCTGTGCCCGACATGCAGGCTTATGACAGATTCTGCGATGCGGTGCTGTATGCCGATGACAACATGCGCAAATTCAGAACCTTACTGTCACGCAAACGCAGCAAGTTCGACACATCCACCTTGCTGGCCCCTGAAAAACCGTAAAACAAGCACGCTCAACCAAGAACCTGCGCCATCTCACCCCAAGCGCCGGCCACCAACGACACAGAATATAACCAGTG is a window encoding:
- a CDS encoding Lrp/AsnC family transcriptional regulator, translated to MDSLDRRILDHLQQDANITNQTLAERVGLSPSACLKRVKRLHASGIIDRVVALLNPEATGNSIYLIIEVTMERDHKLMYKRFEDSALAAREVKQCYQVTGESDFMLIVSVPDMQAYDRFCDAVLYADDNMRKFRTLLSRKRSKFDTSTLLAPEKP